Genomic window (Candidatus Binataceae bacterium):
GTTACTGGTTCTCTGACAAAATCGTCTTGCGAGCCTATCAGGCCAAGCAATTGAGTCAGGACGAAGCTCCCGAGCTGTACAATATCGTGCGCGAGTTGGCTGCGGCCTCAGGAACCCCGATGCCGCGCCTGTATCTGGTAGAAAGCGACACGCCCAACGCCTTCGCCACCGGACGTAATCCTCACCACGCGGCAGTAGCGGTCACCAGCGGAATTCTGCGCATCTGCACGTGGGACGAGCTCAAGGGGGTGCTGGCGCACGAGCTGTCCCATGTCAACAACCGCGATATCTTGACCAGCTCGATCGCGGCCACCCTGGCCGGCGCGATCATGATGATCGCCACGTGGGTGCGTTGGGGCGCGCTGCTGGGTGGTTTTGGCGGCGATCGCGAAGAGGGCGAAGGCGGAATGGTGGGATTGTTGATCATGGCAATCATCGCACCGCTGGCGGCCACCCTGATCCAGTTGGCGATCTCGCGCACGCGCGAGTATCAAGCCGATCGCAGCGGCGCTAAGCTAACCCACAATCCGCTGCTGCTGGCCAACGCCCTGCGTAAGCTGGAAGTCGCCAACGAGCGCATGCCGCTTGCGGCTAGCCCTAACACTGCCCATCTGTTTATTGTCAATCCGCTGAGCGCACAGGGTTTGACCCGTCTGTTTTCCACCCATCCACCGCTCGAAGAACGCATTCGCCGCCTGGAAGAGATGGCGCGCGGGGGCAGTGTCAGGGCATAAGGCCAGGGAGCAGGGCGATGAACGAGCGCGAAGAAGAAAAAAGCCGCGGCTTCAAGGTCCAGGACCGGCGTCGCTTCTCGGCCGAGGGCGAGGCTCGACCCGAGGTCGAAGCCGAGGCTCCG
Coding sequences:
- the htpX gene encoding zinc metalloprotease HtpX, encoding MSNTIKTTLLLGLLTGIILLIGDFMGGSRGVELAFLVAIAMNFFSYWFSDKIVLRAYQAKQLSQDEAPELYNIVRELAAASGTPMPRLYLVESDTPNAFATGRNPHHAAVAVTSGILRICTWDELKGVLAHELSHVNNRDILTSSIAATLAGAIMMIATWVRWGALLGGFGGDREEGEGGMVGLLIMAIIAPLAATLIQLAISRTREYQADRSGAKLTHNPLLLANALRKLEVANERMPLAASPNTAHLFIVNPLSAQGLTRLFSTHPPLEERIRRLEEMARGGSVRA